Proteins from a genomic interval of Medicago truncatula cultivar Jemalong A17 chromosome 3, MtrunA17r5.0-ANR, whole genome shotgun sequence:
- the LOC11413758 gene encoding auxin response factor 8, which translates to MKLSTSGLGQQGHEGGGGEKKCLNSELWHACAGPLVSLPTAGTRVVYFPQGHSEQVSATTNREIDGQIPNYPSLPPQLVCQLHNVTMHADVETDEVYAQMTLQPLTPEEQKDTFLPMELGIPSKQPSNYFCKTLTASDTSTHGGFSVPRRAAEKVFPPLDFSQQPPAQELIARDLHDVEWKFRHIFRGQPKRHLLTTGWSIFVSAKRLVAGDSVLFIWNEKNQLLLGIRRANRPQTVMPSSVLSSDSMHIGLLAAAAHASATNSCFTVFYNPRASPSEFVIPLSKYIKAVYHTRISVGMRFRMLFETEESSVRRYMGTITGISDLDAVRWQNSHWRSVKVGWDESTAGERQPRVSLWEIEPLTTFPMYPSLFPLRLKRPWHPGTSSLLDGRDEATNALMWMRGGPADQGLNSLNFQGAGMLPWMQQRLDPTLLGNDQNQQYQAMLAAAGMQNMGGGYLMRPQMVNFQQQPTHYLQSGNNNSPLQLHQPQSIQQSVSSNMMQPQQTQILTENLSQHLLQKPNNNQELQAQQQQHAYQDTLLVQNDQLHQRQQQSNVPSPSYSKPDFLDSNIKFPASVPSGQNMLGSLCPEGTGNLLNLSSLTRSGQSLMNEQLPQQSWTPKYGNMQVNAFGSAMSHAQYSGKDSAIVPPHCDSDAQNHTLSGVNIDSSGLLLPTTVPNYTASTTDTGASTQLGESGFQGSLYACMQDSSFLQNAEQIDTQNQNPTFVKVYKSGSVGRSLDISRFSCYRELREELGQMFGIEGKLEDPLRSGWQLVFVDRENDVLLLGDDPWESFVNNVWYIKILSPEDIQKMGDQAVEMHGLGSGQRLNGTGESHHIVSGQPPSIGSLDY; encoded by the exons ATGAAGCTTTCAACATCAGGGTTGGGTCAGCAGGGACATGAAG GAGGAGGAGGGGAGAAGAAATGTCTGAATTCTGAGCTATGGCATGCATGTGCGGGGCCCTTAGTGTCCCTACCAACCGCAGGAACTCGTGTGGTTTACTTCCCTCAGGGTCATAGTGAGCAG GTGTCTGCTACAACTAACCGAGAGATCGATGGGCAAATACCAAATTACCCTAGTTTGCCACCTCAGTTGGTTTGCCAGCTTCATAATGTCACAATGCAT GCAGATGTTGAAACAGATGAAGTGTATGCTCAAATGACACTACAGCCGTTGACTCCG GAAGAGCAGAAGGATACATTTCTTCCTATGGAATTGGGCATTCCAAGTAAGCAGCCCTCGAACTATTTTTGCAAGACTTTGACAGCCAGTGACACCAGCACACATGGAGGATTCTCTGTTCCTCGTCGTGCAGCTGAGAAAGTTTTCCCTCCGCTG GATTTCTCACAGCAACCACCAGCACAAGAACTAATTGCTAGGGATCTCCATGATGTTGAATGGAAGTTTCGACATATTTTTCGGG GACAGCCAAAACGACACCTTCTTACAACAGGCTGGAGCATATTTGTTAGTGCTAAGAGACTTGTAGCTGGAGATTCCGTGCTTTTCATATG GAATGAGAAGAATCAGCTTCTTTTGGGAATACGTCGAGCCAATCGACCGCAAACTGTAATGCCATCATCTGTTCTATCCAGTGACAGTATGCACATTGGACTTCTTGCAGCCGCTGCTCATGCTTCAGCAACTAATAGCTGTTTTACTGTCTTCTATAATCCAAG GGCTAGTCCATCTGAGTTTGTCATACcactttcaaaatatatcaaaGCCGTGTACCATACACGTATTTCTGTTGGTATGCGCTTCAGGATGCTCTTTGAGACTGAAGAGTCAAGTGTCCGCAG GTACATGGGCACAATAACAGGCATAAGTGATCTGGATGCTGTTCGGTGGCAGAATTCTCATTGGCGCTCTGTCAAG GTTGGATGGGATGAATCAACAGCAGGAGAGAGACAGCCACGGGTGTCATTATGGGAAATTGAGCCTTTAACAACATTCCCAATGTATCCGTCATTGTTTCCCCTCAGATTGAAACGTCCATGGCATCCTGGCACTTCATCTTTGCTTG ATGGTAGAGACGAAGCAACAAATGCTCTGATGTGGATGAGAGGTGGACCTGCAGACCAAGGTCTCAATTCCCTAAACTTTCAAGGTGCTGGTATGTTGCCCTGGATGCAGCAGAGACTCGATCCAACTTTACTCGGGAATGATCAGAATCAACAATACCAAGCCATGTTGGCAGCAGCTGGAATGCAGAACATGGGTGGTGGATATCTCATGAGGCCACAAATGGTGAATTTTCAACAACAGCCTACCCATTACCTTCAATCAGGAAACAATAATTCACCTTTGCAACTTCACCAGCCACAGTCAATTCAACAATCGGTGTCCTCTAATATGATGCAGCCACAACAAACCCAAATACTTACAGAAAACCTGTCTCAGCACCTTCTTCAGAAACCAAATAATAATCAAGAACTCCAAgctcaacaacagcaacatgCATATCAAGATACACTTCTTGTTCAAAATGATCAGCTCCATCAGAGACAACAACAATCCAATGTGCCGTCACCGTCATATTCAAAACCAGATTTCCTGGATTCAAACATTAAGTTTCCTGCTTCAGTTCCCTCGGGACAAAACATGCTCGGTTCGCTTTGCCCTGAAGGAACTGGCAATCTCTTGAATCTATCGAGTCTAACAAGAAGTGGTCAGTCATTGATGAATGAACAGTTACCACAACAATCATGGACTCCAAAGTATGGAAATATGCAGGTCAATGCCTTTGGCAGCGCAATGTCACATGCACAATATTCTGGAAAAGATTCGGCTATAGTGCCTCCACATTGTGATTCAGATGCCCAAAATCATACTCTCTCGGGTGTCAATATCGATTCATCTGGTCTTCTACTCCCCACCACTGTCCCGAATTACACTGCTTCAACAACGGACACTGGTGCATCAACACAATTAGGGGAGTCTGGATTCCAGGGTTCTCTATATGCCTGCATGcaagattcatcatttttgcaAAATGCAGAGCAAATCGACACACAAAACCAGAACCCAACATTTGTGAAG GTTTACAAATCGGGATCGGTTGGGCGTTCACTTGACATCTCTAGGTTCAGCTGCTATCGTGAGCTGCGAGAGGAGTTGGGTCAAATGTTTGGAATTGAGGGGAAGTTAGAAGATCCTCTTAGATCAGGCTGGCAGCTTGTGTTCGTTGACCGGGAGAATGATGTGCTTCTCCTTGGCGACGATCCGTGGGA ATCATTCGTGAATAACGTTTGGTATATCAAAATACTTTCACCGGAAGATATTCAGAAGATGGGAGATCAAGCAGTAGAAATGCATGGACTAGGCTCGGGACAAAGGCTTAATGGCACTGGTGAATCTCACCACATTGTTTCTGGACAACCACCATCAATTGGCTCACTTGATTACTGA